From Luteococcus japonicus, one genomic window encodes:
- a CDS encoding type II toxin-antitoxin system Phd/YefM family antitoxin, whose translation MTASVGIREFRAGLADYVAGSEPVAVTRHGVTVGWFIPTPVDRVAQVESLRLAGQRLDALLAAQGVDVDEVVDAFKAARATR comes from the coding sequence ATGACCGCGAGCGTCGGTATTCGTGAGTTCCGGGCGGGGCTGGCGGATTACGTGGCCGGTTCGGAGCCGGTGGCGGTCACCCGTCATGGGGTGACGGTCGGGTGGTTCATCCCGACTCCGGTGGATCGTGTGGCGCAGGTGGAGTCGCTCCGTCTGGCCGGGCAGCGGCTGGACGCGCTGCTGGCTGCTCAGGGAGTCGACGTCGACGAAGTCGTGGACGCCTTCAAGGCCGCTCGCGCCACTCGGTGA
- a CDS encoding DUF4241 domain-containing protein, with protein sequence MTTLPSNQPTWALGEGPARLLGDDGPARLRIELMGTLELRDGWLACVDPYTLASQVELEVPAGEHEVYVTVADVSEEQDGSHCRNSALSLLLAPLEEVRTSTASLDALLDEDGDVQAVGVDAGVAAMMDRSTFRSLHEMGDQLEQVNDRWLELAESRHATVDGFVDDVNAAGRVVAVDAGWGDGGYAVVRAFDADGRLLAVHLDFEVIDGPRPKELLEDGDDVDDEFDDEDQTQPTTADKPKTPMSAPIRAFGAVLLITLFTIPGLVLWSHLHGRSPGALAWAALLPPIALSVVLAMGRRRRGDDGQEDDDAASTMFWFAGIFLLGGILLLKVSWPVPVLLHLLAGGAAGMVVSFLLGSRDGTRTNVPLWAHGPLALAGSSLLHLAAAGRLSWSPQLGAWAAILLGQALLPAWLALKPLTVFPEFREELGEHWGTVDGVHPHDALVWHVEEGRREPMGMCSLVLALVGALVVVPLSMSWPWIAWGFLAVVLVVTVRDRLRLGTAERALGERRAAVRQQLDRLYPNLRAQSLATAVAQVLLVVGACLCPVAPLATLGLYALAAAQWVAIFLRGGRRV encoded by the coding sequence ATGACGACGCTGCCCTCGAACCAACCCACCTGGGCGCTGGGCGAAGGCCCCGCCCGTCTGCTTGGCGACGACGGACCGGCACGGCTGCGCATCGAACTCATGGGCACGCTCGAGCTGCGCGATGGGTGGCTGGCCTGCGTCGACCCCTACACGCTGGCTTCGCAGGTCGAGCTGGAGGTCCCCGCGGGGGAGCACGAGGTCTACGTCACCGTCGCCGACGTCTCCGAGGAGCAGGACGGCAGCCACTGCCGCAATTCCGCGCTCAGTCTGCTGCTGGCGCCCCTGGAGGAGGTCCGGACCTCGACGGCGAGCCTGGACGCCCTGCTCGACGAGGACGGGGACGTACAGGCCGTCGGGGTGGATGCCGGGGTGGCCGCGATGATGGACCGCAGCACCTTCCGCAGCCTCCACGAGATGGGCGACCAGCTCGAGCAGGTCAATGATCGCTGGCTCGAGTTGGCCGAGTCCCGGCACGCCACGGTCGACGGCTTCGTCGACGACGTCAATGCTGCCGGACGGGTGGTGGCAGTCGACGCCGGCTGGGGCGACGGGGGTTATGCCGTCGTGCGCGCCTTCGACGCCGACGGACGCCTGCTCGCGGTCCACCTCGACTTCGAGGTGATCGACGGCCCCCGGCCCAAGGAATTGCTGGAGGATGGAGACGACGTCGACGACGAGTTCGACGACGAAGACCAGACCCAACCAACCACCGCCGACAAGCCGAAGACGCCCATGTCAGCGCCCATTCGCGCCTTCGGCGCCGTACTGCTCATCACCCTGTTCACCATCCCCGGCCTGGTGCTCTGGAGCCACCTCCACGGGCGTTCCCCTGGCGCCCTCGCCTGGGCGGCCCTCCTGCCGCCGATCGCGCTGAGCGTCGTGTTGGCCATGGGCCGTCGTCGTCGGGGTGACGACGGGCAGGAGGATGATGACGCCGCCTCCACCATGTTCTGGTTCGCCGGGATCTTCTTGCTGGGCGGAATCCTCCTGCTGAAGGTGTCCTGGCCGGTTCCGGTGCTGCTGCACCTGCTGGCCGGTGGCGCGGCCGGCATGGTGGTGAGCTTCCTGCTGGGGAGCCGGGACGGCACGAGGACCAATGTGCCCCTCTGGGCGCACGGCCCGTTGGCACTGGCAGGCTCGTCGCTGCTGCACCTGGCCGCTGCAGGTCGGTTGTCGTGGAGTCCGCAGCTGGGTGCATGGGCGGCGATCCTGCTCGGACAGGCCTTGCTGCCGGCGTGGCTTGCCCTGAAGCCGCTGACCGTCTTCCCCGAGTTCCGGGAGGAGCTGGGGGAGCACTGGGGAACGGTGGACGGGGTGCATCCCCATGACGCCCTGGTCTGGCACGTCGAGGAGGGACGGCGCGAACCCATGGGCATGTGTTCCCTGGTCCTGGCGCTGGTGGGGGCGCTGGTCGTGGTGCCGCTCAGCATGTCCTGGCCGTGGATCGCCTGGGGATTCCTGGCGGTGGTGCTGGTGGTGACGGTGCGTGATCGCCTCCGACTGGGCACTGCCGAGCGGGCGCTCGGGGAGCGACGCGCAGCCGTCAGGCAGCAGCTTGATCGGCTCTACCCGAACTTGCGGGCGCAATCCCTGGCCACGGCCGTCGCACAGGTGCTCCTAGTGGTGGGCGCGTGCCTGTGCCCCGTCGCACCCTTGGCGACGCTGGGTCTGTACGCCTTGGCCGCGGCCCAGTGGGTGGCCATCTTCCTGCGCGGTGGCCGGAGGGTGTGA
- a CDS encoding organic hydroperoxide resistance protein has translation MTDITPVYTTEAIATGAGRNGHVQTADGRVSMDLATPKEMGGTGNGANPEQLFAAGYAACFHSALQMVARNAKKDLGDSSVGARVSIGKAGEGFGLAVVLEVVIPNLPQDEAQQLADAAHQVCPYSNATRGNIRVDVVVAND, from the coding sequence ATGACCGACATCACTCCCGTCTACACCACCGAGGCCATCGCCACCGGCGCCGGTCGCAATGGCCATGTCCAGACCGCCGATGGTCGCGTCTCGATGGATCTCGCCACCCCGAAGGAGATGGGCGGCACTGGCAATGGCGCCAACCCCGAGCAGCTCTTTGCCGCCGGGTATGCGGCCTGCTTCCACTCCGCCCTGCAGATGGTTGCCCGCAATGCCAAGAAGGACCTTGGTGACTCCTCCGTGGGTGCCCGCGTATCCATCGGCAAGGCCGGCGAGGGCTTCGGCCTGGCCGTGGTCCTCGAGGTCGTCATCCCCAACCTGCCGCAGGACGAGGCCCAGCAGCTGGCCGACGCCGCCCACCAGGTCTGCCCCTACTCCAATGCCACCCGCGGCAACATCCGCGTCGACGTGGTCGTCGCCAACGACTGA
- a CDS encoding ferritin-like domain-containing protein: MNNRTELIDALQMIVTGLQGQVNAHRMQGLVFGAKGLTALAEQYEAHAEEKLGWMKKFANRILDLGGELKIEATPAVDVHDDIVEHLKAEKRTSEEGIAQVTGLLPVFAQDLVAHEDMKAYLIDEDGDLQETNQNLELIELIGVQNWLVQKLAGAAQA, encoded by the coding sequence ATGAACAACCGAACCGAGTTGATCGACGCCCTGCAGATGATCGTGACGGGGCTCCAGGGGCAGGTGAATGCCCATCGCATGCAGGGGCTCGTCTTCGGGGCCAAGGGGCTGACGGCCCTTGCGGAGCAGTACGAGGCCCACGCCGAGGAGAAGTTGGGCTGGATGAAGAAGTTCGCCAATCGAATCCTTGACCTGGGAGGCGAGCTCAAGATCGAGGCGACGCCTGCGGTGGATGTCCATGACGACATCGTGGAGCACCTCAAGGCCGAGAAGCGGACCTCGGAGGAGGGTATTGCCCAGGTGACCGGGCTGCTGCCGGTCTTCGCCCAGGACCTGGTGGCCCACGAGGACATGAAGGCCTACCTGATCGACGAGGATGGCGACCTGCAGGAGACGAACCAGAACCTGGAGTTGATCGAGCTGATCGGCGTGCAGAACTGGCTGGTCCAGAAGTTGGCGGGGGCTGCCCAGGCCTGA
- a CDS encoding copper-transporting P-type ATPase, translated as MEGDLMNHHVTPQPEYTCPMHPQVRQPGPGRCPECEMFLVPADGPGSAGHHEHSHCAEPAHAGHESADASGNREQAREAAAAGEAVDYTCPMHPEIRQDHPGSCPLCGMALEPVRITKDSGPNPELADMTRRTWISAALALPVLLLSMVVPLVPALERAIPMGLSQWVQFLLATPIVWWAAKPFFERGWASLRRRSLNMFTLVSMGVGAAYLYSLVALFAPSLFPASMRVDGRVEVYFEAAAVIVALVALGQVLELRARENTSGAIRALMDLAPATARRIETNGSESEVPVAQLQAGDLVRVRPGDKMPVDGQIVEGRSAVDESMVTGESMPVTKEAGDRAVGGTVNQSGSLVVRADKLGSDSVLARIVELVTNAQRSRAPIQSLVDKVSGIFVPVVIGIALVAFVVWMLLGPAPRLPHALVVLVSVLIIACPCALGLATPMSIMVGVGRGANAGVLVKDAEALEQLEKVDTIVVDKTGTLTEGHPSLARVITIGQLDEQEVVRLAAGVERNSEHPLGQAVVTAAQSRGLDIPASKDFTSEAGGGVRAVVEGRDVRIGNAGHVLDSQHKDLQEQADALRADGATVVFLSVDDSPSAILAIEDSIKQTTPQALAELRQMGIDVVMLTGDTHATAQAVAHHLGIEQVRADVQPEDKAAVVDELTRQGHVVAMAGDGVNDAPALAAAAVGIAMGTGTDVAMESAGITLLGGDLTGIARARRLSRATMSNIRQNLLFAFLYNAIGIPIAAGLLYPVWGVLLSPMLAALAMALSSVSVITNASRLRLATV; from the coding sequence ATGGAGGGAGACCTGATGAACCACCACGTGACCCCACAGCCCGAGTACACCTGCCCGATGCATCCGCAGGTGCGCCAACCAGGCCCCGGACGATGCCCGGAGTGCGAGATGTTCCTCGTGCCGGCCGATGGACCGGGCTCCGCCGGTCACCACGAACACAGCCACTGCGCGGAGCCGGCCCATGCCGGCCATGAGTCCGCCGACGCCTCGGGGAACCGCGAGCAGGCACGGGAAGCCGCCGCTGCTGGCGAAGCCGTGGACTACACCTGCCCGATGCACCCGGAGATCCGACAGGACCACCCGGGCAGCTGCCCCCTGTGCGGCATGGCCCTGGAACCGGTCCGGATCACCAAGGACTCCGGCCCCAACCCGGAGCTGGCCGACATGACCCGCCGGACATGGATCTCAGCCGCGCTGGCGCTGCCGGTCCTGCTCCTCTCGATGGTGGTCCCGCTCGTCCCAGCACTGGAGCGAGCCATCCCGATGGGGCTTTCCCAGTGGGTGCAGTTCCTCTTGGCCACCCCCATCGTCTGGTGGGCAGCCAAGCCCTTCTTCGAGCGAGGGTGGGCCTCCTTGAGGCGCCGGTCGTTGAACATGTTCACGTTGGTGTCGATGGGGGTTGGCGCCGCCTACCTGTACAGCTTGGTCGCGCTGTTCGCGCCCAGCCTGTTCCCGGCCTCGATGCGGGTGGATGGTCGCGTCGAGGTCTACTTCGAGGCCGCAGCGGTGATCGTGGCGCTGGTGGCGCTGGGGCAGGTCCTGGAACTGCGCGCCCGCGAGAACACCTCGGGTGCGATTCGGGCGCTGATGGACCTCGCTCCGGCCACGGCCCGCCGGATCGAGACCAACGGCAGCGAGTCCGAAGTGCCTGTGGCCCAGCTGCAGGCGGGGGACCTGGTGCGAGTGCGCCCGGGGGACAAGATGCCGGTGGACGGCCAGATCGTGGAAGGGCGTTCCGCCGTGGACGAGTCCATGGTCACCGGGGAATCGATGCCGGTCACCAAGGAGGCTGGTGACCGGGCAGTGGGTGGCACGGTCAACCAGTCTGGCTCGCTCGTCGTACGTGCCGACAAGCTCGGCTCCGATTCCGTGCTCGCACGCATCGTCGAGCTGGTCACCAATGCCCAGCGCTCCCGCGCCCCGATCCAGAGCCTCGTCGACAAGGTCTCGGGCATCTTCGTCCCCGTCGTCATCGGCATCGCCCTGGTGGCCTTCGTCGTCTGGATGCTGCTCGGTCCTGCGCCTCGCCTGCCACACGCACTCGTGGTCCTGGTCAGCGTGTTGATCATCGCCTGCCCTTGCGCGCTCGGCCTGGCCACGCCCATGTCGATCATGGTCGGTGTGGGGCGCGGGGCCAATGCGGGCGTGCTGGTGAAGGATGCGGAAGCCCTGGAGCAGCTGGAGAAGGTCGACACCATCGTGGTCGACAAGACCGGAACCCTCACCGAGGGGCATCCGTCGCTTGCCCGTGTCATCACCATCGGGCAGCTCGACGAGCAGGAGGTGGTGCGGCTGGCTGCCGGTGTGGAGCGCAACTCCGAGCATCCGCTCGGCCAGGCCGTGGTGACCGCAGCCCAGTCGCGTGGCCTGGACATCCCAGCCTCCAAGGACTTCACCAGCGAGGCAGGAGGCGGCGTCCGCGCCGTCGTCGAGGGCCGGGACGTGAGGATCGGCAATGCAGGCCACGTGCTGGACAGCCAGCACAAGGACCTGCAGGAGCAGGCCGATGCCCTGCGCGCGGACGGTGCCACGGTGGTCTTCCTGTCCGTCGATGACAGCCCGTCGGCGATCCTGGCCATCGAGGACTCCATCAAGCAGACCACCCCACAGGCCCTGGCCGAACTGCGGCAGATGGGCATCGACGTCGTGATGCTCACGGGTGACACCCACGCCACCGCCCAGGCCGTGGCCCATCACCTGGGCATCGAACAGGTGCGAGCCGACGTGCAGCCCGAGGACAAGGCGGCGGTGGTCGACGAACTCACTCGTCAGGGGCACGTGGTTGCCATGGCGGGCGATGGCGTCAATGACGCTCCGGCCCTGGCTGCTGCTGCGGTCGGCATCGCGATGGGCACCGGCACCGACGTCGCGATGGAGAGCGCTGGCATCACCCTGCTGGGAGGAGACCTGACCGGCATTGCCCGGGCACGTCGCCTGTCGCGTGCCACGATGTCCAACATCCGCCAGAACCTGCTGTTCGCCTTCCTCTACAACGCCATCGGCATCCCCATCGCCGCCGGCTTGTTGTACCCGGTGTGGGGCGTGCTGCTCTCGCCGATGCTGGCGGCCCTGGCCATGGCCCTGTCCAGTGTCAGCGTCATCACCAATGCCTCACGTCTGCGCCTGGCGACGGTGTAG
- a CDS encoding MarR family winged helix-turn-helix transcriptional regulator, translating to MSHPQLELDRQLCFSLYRASRAVTRAYRPLLDELGLTYPQYLVMLVLWQRDEPAGVGEIGEHLGLDSGTLTPLLRRLEQSGLIIRARGKDERRREVSLTEAGRELRERAATVPARMAARYPDAPREIDELKTFLDDLAAQLA from the coding sequence ATGTCACACCCCCAGCTCGAACTGGACCGCCAGCTGTGCTTCTCGCTCTACCGCGCCAGCCGGGCAGTCACCCGCGCCTACCGCCCCCTGCTCGACGAGCTGGGCCTGACCTACCCGCAGTACCTCGTCATGCTCGTCCTGTGGCAGCGCGACGAGCCAGCGGGCGTCGGGGAGATCGGGGAGCACCTGGGCCTGGACAGCGGCACGCTCACACCACTACTGCGACGCCTGGAGCAGAGCGGACTGATCATCCGAGCGCGCGGCAAGGACGAACGCCGACGAGAGGTCTCCCTCACCGAAGCAGGCCGCGAGCTGCGCGAGCGCGCGGCAACGGTGCCGGCACGAATGGCCGCCCGCTACCCCGATGCGCCGCGTGAGATCGACGAGCTCAAGACCTTCCTCGATGACCTGGCCGCGCAACTCGCCTGA
- a CDS encoding Abi family protein, whose product MGYTKPHLPWDEQVKLLKSRGMVVPDDAAAVAALQRIGYYRLSGYSYPFRQMASAGDDADKSSTKPQRLDTFRKGTTFDAILALHDFDERLRCTIFAGLESLEVALRARIAYRLSTHSPTGHLDRTSLDATACSRPPRRRHDRARTAYDVWRAEYDALQSKARNEEYVKHFTHKYDGQVPIWAACEFMTMGCLISLFGLMAPVDRRRVAKEFGVKSPEVFEGWLRALNVTRNHCAHNARLWNRSTVYPPDKINTRMVQTDLHHLRAADSDKIYFLAALTAYLLRRANPATSWPAEFREVMATFPNIDRVSLKHAAGFPDGWQDLPLWHPTPAPAAAVVSSSTERP is encoded by the coding sequence ATGGGGTACACCAAGCCACACCTTCCGTGGGACGAACAGGTGAAGCTGCTCAAGTCCCGCGGCATGGTCGTCCCCGACGATGCCGCGGCCGTCGCAGCGCTGCAACGCATCGGCTACTACCGCTTGTCCGGATACAGCTACCCTTTCCGGCAGATGGCCTCTGCCGGCGACGACGCGGACAAGTCGTCCACGAAGCCCCAGCGCTTGGACACATTCCGTAAAGGAACCACCTTCGACGCCATCCTTGCCCTGCACGACTTCGACGAGCGGCTGCGGTGCACCATCTTCGCCGGTCTCGAATCACTCGAAGTCGCTCTCCGCGCGCGAATCGCCTACCGCCTGAGCACACATAGCCCCACCGGCCACCTCGACCGCACCTCACTGGATGCCACCGCCTGCAGCCGACCGCCCCGCCGCCGACACGACCGAGCGCGCACGGCGTACGACGTGTGGCGAGCGGAGTATGACGCCCTCCAGAGCAAGGCCAGGAATGAGGAGTACGTCAAGCACTTCACCCACAAGTACGACGGCCAGGTTCCCATCTGGGCAGCCTGCGAGTTCATGACCATGGGCTGCCTCATCTCGCTCTTCGGGCTCATGGCCCCGGTCGACCGCCGCCGTGTGGCCAAGGAGTTCGGAGTCAAGAGCCCCGAGGTGTTCGAGGGCTGGCTGCGAGCCCTCAACGTGACCCGCAACCACTGCGCGCACAACGCCCGCCTGTGGAACCGGAGCACCGTCTACCCGCCAGACAAGATCAACACGCGCATGGTGCAGACAGACCTCCACCACCTGCGTGCAGCAGACTCAGACAAGATCTACTTCCTGGCCGCTCTGACCGCCTACCTACTCCGCCGCGCAAACCCTGCAACTAGCTGGCCAGCCGAATTCCGAGAGGTGATGGCCACCTTCCCCAACATTGACCGGGTCAGTTTGAAACACGCTGCAGGCTTCCCGGATGGCTGGCAGGACCTGCCCCTGTGGCACCCCACGCCGGCACCAGCCGCCGCAGTCGTCTCATCGTCGACCGAGCGTCCCTGA
- a CDS encoding IS256 family transposase: MTAPHIVDPAAVLGELLTEASPDMMRSLLQTMLNALLSADADAVVGAEYNQPTPGRLAQRNGYRHRALDTRAGTIDLQVPKLRTGSYFPDWLMERRKRAESALITVVADCYLAGVSTRRMDKLVKTLGIDRLSKSQVSRMATELDEHVEQFRHRSLTEAGPFTFIAADALTMKVREGGRVINSVVMLATGVNADGHREVLGMRVATSETGPAWNEFFADLVARGLCGVRLVTSDAHQGLVEAAAANLPGASWQRCRTHYAANLMAITPKSLWPAVKAMLHSVYDQPDAASVQAQFDRLLDYTAEKLPEVTDHLDAARADILAFTRFLVEVWQQIWSNNPTERLNREIRRRTDSVGIFPNRAAIVRLVGAVLAEQTDEWAEGRRYLGLEVLARSRMTLTTTHQPQPEEPQMPALTS, translated from the coding sequence ATGACCGCTCCACACATTGTCGACCCCGCTGCCGTTCTTGGCGAGCTGCTCACCGAGGCATCGCCCGACATGATGCGCAGCCTGTTGCAGACCATGCTGAACGCCCTGCTCTCCGCCGACGCTGACGCGGTGGTTGGCGCCGAGTACAACCAGCCCACCCCAGGACGGCTCGCGCAACGCAACGGCTACCGCCACCGAGCTCTGGACACCCGCGCCGGCACCATCGACCTGCAGGTCCCGAAACTGCGCACCGGCAGCTACTTCCCGGACTGGCTGATGGAACGCCGCAAGCGCGCCGAATCAGCCCTGATCACGGTGGTCGCCGATTGCTACCTCGCCGGTGTCTCCACCCGACGCATGGACAAACTGGTCAAGACCCTCGGCATCGACCGGTTGTCGAAGTCCCAGGTCAGTCGAATGGCCACTGAGCTCGATGAGCACGTCGAGCAGTTCCGCCACCGTTCCCTGACAGAGGCTGGGCCGTTCACCTTCATCGCTGCCGACGCGTTGACCATGAAGGTCCGCGAGGGCGGCCGCGTGATCAACTCGGTGGTGATGCTCGCCACCGGCGTCAACGCGGACGGGCATCGCGAAGTCCTCGGGATGCGTGTCGCGACCAGCGAGACCGGCCCGGCCTGGAACGAGTTCTTCGCCGACCTGGTCGCCCGAGGACTCTGCGGGGTCCGCCTGGTCACCTCCGACGCCCACCAAGGACTCGTGGAAGCTGCCGCGGCGAACCTGCCCGGGGCCAGCTGGCAACGCTGCCGCACCCACTACGCGGCGAACCTGATGGCCATCACCCCGAAAAGCCTCTGGCCCGCGGTGAAGGCGATGCTCCACTCCGTCTACGACCAGCCCGACGCGGCCAGTGTCCAGGCCCAGTTCGACCGGCTGCTGGACTACACCGCCGAGAAGCTGCCCGAGGTCACCGACCACCTCGACGCTGCCCGGGCCGACATCCTCGCGTTCACCCGGTTCCTCGTCGAGGTCTGGCAGCAGATCTGGTCGAACAACCCCACCGAACGCCTCAACCGGGAGATCCGGCGCCGAACCGATTCCGTGGGGATCTTCCCCAACAGGGCCGCGATCGTCCGGCTCGTCGGCGCCGTCCTGGCCGAGCAAACCGACGAATGGGCCGAAGGCCGCCGCTACCTCGGCCTCGAAGTCCTCGCCAGGAGCCGCATGACCCTCACCACCACCCACCAACCCCAACCAGAGGAACCCCAGATGCCAGCACTCACCAGCTAA
- a CDS encoding IS3 family transposase (programmed frameshift) yields the protein MSSSHPRADGPRRRRFTPEQKLAHLAAYEEACEQQQGGAYLRREGLYSSLITEWRRLRDADVLQGKQPGQAVGRPSKEQAEIARLRRELDQTRQRLDRTETALEIMGKARALLEDISESGGSRDQAQEALMGAYADLTAQGTPTRQASVLTGISRATASRRQQRPGPPTPREMVPANRLSCTERAKVLAVLTSDEFVDATPLQIFAELLDRGIYLCSVSTMYRVLRENTLVKERRRQARHPARTVPELVATAPGQVYTWDITKLPGPIRGVYYDAYVMIDIYSRYLVGVHVHARESGPLAEEMMREVFAIHGIPEVVHADRGTSMTSKSVATLLADLEVTRSHSRPKVSNDNPYSEAWFKTLEYAPVFPDRFGSLSDARAFMDEFRDRYNHEHHHSGLGLHTPAEVHYGLAAAKAADRADVLNTARAAHPERFSTPDAVPKILALPDAAWINNPANRDDQQTYQPAA from the exons ATGAGCAGTTCGCATCCCCGCGCGGATGGTCCGCGCCGGCGCCGGTTCACGCCCGAGCAGAAGCTAGCCCACCTGGCCGCTTACGAGGAGGCCTGCGAGCAGCAGCAGGGCGGTGCCTACCTGCGCCGGGAGGGCCTGTATTCCTCGTTGATCACTGAGTGGCGGCGGCTGCGCGATGCCGACGTGCTGCAGGGCAAGCAGCCCGGGCAGGCGGTCGGCCGGCCCAGCAAGGAGCAGGCCGAGATCGCCCGGTTACGGCGCGAGCTGGACCAGACCCGCCAGCGCCTGGACCGCACCGAGACCGCGCTGGAGATCATGGGAAAAGCACGCGCGCTCTTGGAGGACATCTCCGAGAGCG GCGGATCTCGAGACCAAGCGCAAGAAGCGCTGATGGGCGCCTACGCCGACCTCACCGCGCAGGGGACTCCCACCCGGCAGGCATCGGTCTTGACCGGTATCTCCCGGGCGACAGCCAGTCGCCGGCAGCAGCGCCCGGGGCCACCCACGCCGCGCGAGATGGTCCCGGCCAACCGGCTGTCCTGCACCGAACGCGCGAAGGTGCTGGCGGTGCTGACCAGCGACGAGTTCGTCGATGCCACCCCGCTGCAGATCTTCGCCGAGCTGCTGGACCGCGGGATCTACCTGTGCTCGGTCTCCACGATGTATCGGGTGCTGCGGGAGAACACCCTGGTCAAAGAGCGCCGTAGGCAGGCCAGACACCCGGCCCGAACGGTCCCCGAGCTGGTCGCCACCGCACCGGGGCAGGTCTATACCTGGGACATCACCAAGCTGCCAGGCCCCATCCGGGGTGTCTACTACGACGCGTACGTGATGATCGATATCTACTCCCGCTACCTCGTCGGCGTCCACGTCCACGCCCGAGAGTCCGGGCCCCTGGCCGAAGAGATGATGCGCGAAGTGTTCGCCATCCACGGCATCCCCGAGGTGGTCCACGCCGACCGCGGCACCTCGATGACCTCGAAGTCCGTCGCCACCTTGCTCGCCGACCTGGAGGTCACCCGCTCGCACTCAAGGCCGAAGGTCTCCAATGACAACCCCTACTCCGAGGCCTGGTTCAAGACCCTGGAATACGCCCCGGTCTTCCCCGATCGGTTCGGCTCCCTCAGCGACGCCAGGGCCTTCATGGACGAGTTCCGGGACCGCTACAACCACGAGCACCACCACTCCGGCCTGGGCCTGCATACGCCGGCCGAGGTCCATTATGGCCTCGCCGCCGCGAAGGCCGCCGACCGCGCCGACGTCCTGAATACCGCGCGGGCCGCCCACCCCGAACGGTTCAGCACCCCAGATGCCGTCCCGAAGATCCTCGCTCTGCCCGACGCAGCCTGGATCAACAATCCCGCCAACCGAGACGACCAGCAGACCTACCAGCCCGCCGCCTGA
- a CDS encoding PIN domain-containing protein — protein sequence MLDANILIRLVLGRRVRALVLDHVDQVEFFTPGVCFDDARKYLPSILDRRGVASDGIQDALEVLDGFEGVVRPLDESVYGSARVDALARIASRDAADWPILAVEDAHTRPRSPWRGRSRQRPAGYGGPSTAVEMQRTLNAGPLRTLDNRPVRRGPFKVEC from the coding sequence GTGCTGGATGCCAACATCCTGATCCGCCTGGTACTTGGTCGCCGAGTGCGGGCGTTGGTGCTCGACCACGTCGACCAGGTGGAGTTCTTCACGCCTGGCGTGTGTTTCGACGACGCCCGCAAGTACCTGCCCTCGATCCTGGACCGCCGGGGCGTCGCATCGGATGGGATCCAGGATGCGCTCGAGGTGTTGGACGGCTTCGAGGGCGTGGTGCGTCCACTGGATGAGTCGGTGTACGGCTCGGCGAGGGTGGATGCCTTGGCGCGGATCGCGTCGCGTGACGCGGCTGATTGGCCGATCTTGGCAGTTGAGGATGCTCACACACGCCCGCGCAGCCCTTGGCGTGGACGTTCCCGCCAGCGCCCGGCTGGATACGGAGGCCCGTCGACAGCTGTCGAGATGCAGCGAACTTTGAACGCCGGCCCGCTGCGTACGTTGGACAACCGCCCCGTTCGGCGCGGGCCGTTCAAAGTAGAATGCTGA